A window from Cryobacterium sp. PAMC25264 encodes these proteins:
- a CDS encoding response regulator transcription factor: MPTESTVRARLLLLEDDPKLGPLISQVLSETYDVTAAVDGAAGLRVGLEGEFEVMVIDRRLPSLDGLAVVEALRAHRITTPILLLTALGTTRDKVDGLDIGANDYLVKPFEFDELLARLRAIRRVFTGEGRALPIGDWEYYPDSRTIYSPYDDRVLLTAKENELLSLLAQAPQRTFTRQQILNVVFNADDTAGTVDTYVHYLRRKTDTGIVLTVRGEGYRLGQL; the protein is encoded by the coding sequence ATGCCTACCGAGAGCACTGTGCGAGCGCGGCTGCTCCTTCTGGAAGATGACCCGAAGCTCGGTCCCCTGATCTCCCAGGTGCTGTCGGAAACCTACGATGTCACCGCGGCGGTGGATGGTGCCGCCGGGCTCCGCGTGGGCCTGGAGGGCGAGTTCGAGGTCATGGTCATCGACCGGCGGTTACCGTCCTTGGATGGTCTTGCCGTGGTCGAGGCGCTCCGCGCTCACCGGATCACGACTCCGATTCTGCTGCTGACGGCCCTGGGCACCACGAGAGACAAGGTCGATGGACTCGACATCGGTGCGAACGACTACCTCGTGAAGCCGTTCGAGTTCGACGAACTCCTTGCCAGGCTCAGGGCTATCCGCCGGGTCTTCACGGGTGAGGGCCGCGCACTGCCGATAGGAGATTGGGAGTATTACCCCGACAGCCGTACCATTTACTCTCCCTACGATGATCGGGTGCTGCTGACAGCGAAAGAGAACGAGCTGCTCTCGCTTCTGGCCCAGGCACCGCAGCGCACGTTCACCCGCCAACAGATTCTCAACGTCGTATTCAACGCCGATGACACCGCCGGAACGGTGGATACCTACGTGCACTACCTGCGACGCAAGACCGATACCGGCATCGTGCTCACCGTGCGCGGCGAGGGTTATCGCCTCGGCCAACTATGA
- the arr gene encoding NAD(+)--rifampin ADP-ribosyltransferase: protein MSAEPIPFEVHESGALFHGTKAELAVGDLLQPGRQSNFGVGRIANHVYVTGTLDAATWGAELAAGEGRGHIYIVEPLGAVEDDPNVTDKKFPGNPTRSYRTREPVKVIGELTDWVGHTPAQLQAMRDGLAALARNGGAVIYD from the coding sequence ATGAGTGCTGAACCGATACCGTTCGAGGTGCACGAGTCCGGTGCGCTGTTCCACGGCACCAAGGCAGAGCTGGCGGTGGGTGACCTCCTGCAGCCGGGCCGGCAGTCGAATTTCGGCGTGGGGCGCATCGCGAATCACGTCTATGTGACCGGGACCCTGGATGCGGCGACCTGGGGCGCCGAACTGGCCGCCGGTGAGGGCCGCGGCCACATCTATATCGTCGAACCGCTCGGCGCCGTCGAAGACGACCCCAATGTGACCGACAAGAAGTTTCCCGGCAACCCGACGCGGTCCTACCGCACCCGCGAGCCCGTGAAGGTGATCGGCGAGCTCACGGACTGGGTGGGACACACACCCGCTCAGCTGCAGGCGATGCGGGACGGCCTCGCCGCGCTCGCGCGCAACGGCGGCGCGGTCATCTACGACTGA